From the genome of Winogradskyella forsetii, one region includes:
- a CDS encoding glycosyl hydrolase family 17 protein, with product MKLKSIIFSVFVAVFMMSCNENKKDKMSENQTKKEVTAKDILGNPEYLAISYGGYREKQREVQPTIPELKEDMKILSAMGIKVLRTYNVHFAQAENLLKAITELKNEDAEFQMYVMLGIWIDCENAFDFSKGEPNHNAESERNAVEVNTAVELANQFPDIVKILAVGNEAMVKWATSYYVEPWIILKWVNHLQDLKTSGELSKDLWITSSDDFSSWGGGDPMYHTEDLQKIANAVDYISMHTYPYHQSHYNSDFWKVPENEEHLSKKEKVDAAMLRALDFAQRQYDSVSNYMKSIGVNKPIHIGETGWASVSNGHYGKNGSRATDEYKQGLYHQHMREWTNKANISCFYFEAFDEQWKDAQNPLGSENHFGLINLKSEAKYPIWNLVDEGVFDGLNRDGKPITKTYNGNLEALMKDVLVPNTNYPKD from the coding sequence ATGAAATTAAAATCGATCATATTTTCTGTGTTTGTAGCCGTATTTATGATGTCTTGCAATGAAAATAAAAAAGACAAAATGTCTGAAAATCAAACAAAAAAAGAAGTGACAGCTAAAGATATATTAGGAAACCCAGAGTATTTGGCGATTTCTTATGGAGGTTATCGCGAAAAACAAAGGGAAGTTCAACCTACAATTCCAGAGTTAAAAGAGGATATGAAAATCCTTAGTGCTATGGGAATAAAGGTTTTGAGAACTTATAATGTCCACTTTGCACAGGCGGAAAATTTGCTGAAAGCCATCACAGAACTAAAAAATGAAGATGCAGAGTTCCAAATGTATGTGATGTTAGGTATTTGGATTGATTGTGAAAATGCCTTCGATTTTTCCAAGGGCGAACCAAATCATAATGCTGAAAGTGAAAGAAATGCTGTTGAGGTAAATACTGCAGTTGAATTAGCAAATCAATTTCCTGATATTGTAAAAATTCTTGCCGTAGGAAATGAAGCCATGGTCAAGTGGGCAACCAGTTATTATGTAGAACCATGGATTATTTTAAAATGGGTGAACCATCTTCAAGATTTGAAGACATCTGGAGAATTATCTAAAGATTTATGGATTACAAGCTCAGACGATTTTTCGTCTTGGGGAGGAGGAGATCCAATGTATCACACTGAAGATTTACAAAAAATAGCTAATGCTGTTGATTATATTTCCATGCATACCTATCCCTATCATCAATCGCATTATAATTCAGATTTTTGGAAAGTACCAGAAAACGAAGAGCATTTATCCAAAAAAGAAAAGGTCGATGCAGCCATGTTAAGAGCTTTAGATTTTGCTCAAAGGCAATACGATAGTGTTTCAAACTATATGAAAAGTATTGGTGTCAATAAACCCATTCATATAGGTGAAACTGGTTGGGCTTCAGTATCCAATGGTCATTACGGCAAAAATGGTTCTAGAGCCACAGACGAATATAAGCAAGGGCTATATCACCAACACATGCGTGAGTGGACCAACAAAGCAAATATTTCATGTTTCTATTTTGAAGCTTTTGATGAACAATGGAAAGATGCACAGAATCCTTTAGGTTCTGAGAATCATTTTGGTTTAATTAACCTTAAAAGCGAAGCTAAATATCCAATTTGGAATTTAGTGGACGAGGGTGTTTTTGATGGATTGAACAGAGATGGAAAACCGATCACTAAAACATACAATGGTAATTTGGAAGCATTAATGAAAGACGTTTTAGTGCCAAACACTAATTACCCTAAAGATTAG